The Candidatus Krumholzibacteriia bacterium genome contains a region encoding:
- a CDS encoding META domain-containing protein, with product MRTLALFGFLLVTVPASAAEALDREAVAGATITGIYEQPITLVDGVYEGEPFVEGGVARPQVVLVPWLLHTADLDGDGTDEAVAYLEENSGGTGHLLYVAVFERRDDDVVSTATHYVGDREQIRRSTIEGRTVVLDLIAHGPNDPGCCPSQLQRRRYTLNEVGRLEETREILGDATIDLLDGSAWRLRSFTYRGEPVEAAEVILRVDDRRVFGSAGCNRFEATFTVARRRGLEFGPAIRTKRMCPPPVMKVEDRFLAALSGVEQWNFLAGRLALVYVDEDERLSSLIFERQ from the coding sequence ATGCGGACGCTCGCCCTGTTCGGTTTCCTGCTCGTCACCGTACCGGCTTCCGCGGCGGAAGCGCTCGACCGCGAAGCCGTCGCCGGCGCCACCATCACCGGGATCTACGAGCAGCCGATCACGTTGGTCGACGGCGTCTACGAGGGTGAACCCTTCGTCGAAGGTGGCGTCGCTCGCCCGCAGGTGGTGCTCGTACCCTGGCTGCTGCACACGGCCGACCTCGACGGCGATGGTACCGACGAAGCGGTCGCGTACCTCGAGGAGAACTCGGGCGGGACGGGACACCTCCTGTACGTGGCGGTCTTCGAGCGCCGCGACGACGACGTCGTGTCGACGGCGACCCACTACGTGGGCGATCGCGAGCAGATCCGGCGTTCGACGATCGAAGGTCGCACCGTGGTGCTCGACCTGATCGCGCACGGGCCGAACGATCCGGGGTGTTGCCCCAGCCAGCTACAGCGCCGCCGCTACACGCTGAACGAAGTGGGGCGCCTCGAGGAGACCCGCGAGATCCTCGGCGACGCGACGATCGATCTGCTCGACGGCAGCGCGTGGCGCTTGCGGTCGTTCACGTACCGGGGCGAGCCCGTCGAGGCCGCGGAGGTGATCCTGCGCGTCGACGATCGGCGCGTGTTCGGGAGCGCGGGCTGCAACCGCTTCGAGGCGACGTTCACCGTCGCGCGCCGGCGCGGACTCGAGTTCGGTCCGGCGATCCGCACCAAGAGGATGTGCCCGCCGCCGGTGATGAAGGTCGAAGACCGCTTCCTCGCCGCCCTCTCGGGTGTGGAGCAGTGGAACTTCCTCGCGGGACGGCTGGCGCTCGTGTACGTGGACGAGGACGAGCGGTTGTCGAGCCTGATCTTCGAGCGGCAGTGA
- a CDS encoding dihydrodipicolinate synthase family protein, producing MSDPMPPPRAEILRAVIPGAALPLWVPLLTPYRPGTADVDVERLRRHQRVLRGHTPLWMVAGSTGDGWELDDRQFGQLLDAVTAPEADAIDGHLLFALLAADTEQALGRLERLHEALGTSPNASFEDNLHVLRARGWVGICVAPPVGEDVDQLRIAHHFEEIGRRARMPMAVYEIPQVTGCRIAAETFRALVGAHEEIVLFKDSSGEDRLAGETSPLNAPVLVRGAESDYATSLRAGGGLYDGLLLGSANNFGQELAAIVRATLSGHLDAAKAHSSALQKRVADLFEAVAPVPVGNAFANANRAVDHVLAHGHRATDVEPPALFDGSVMAPEVIAAVDAILDRDGVRPLTGYLDL from the coding sequence ATGTCCGACCCGATGCCCCCGCCCCGCGCCGAGATCCTCCGCGCGGTGATCCCCGGTGCCGCCCTTCCGCTCTGGGTCCCGCTGCTCACGCCCTACCGGCCGGGCACGGCCGACGTCGACGTCGAGCGCCTGCGTCGTCACCAGCGGGTGCTGCGCGGCCACACGCCGCTGTGGATGGTGGCCGGCTCGACCGGCGACGGCTGGGAACTCGACGATCGCCAGTTCGGCCAGCTACTCGACGCCGTCACCGCACCCGAGGCCGACGCGATCGACGGTCACCTGTTGTTCGCCCTGCTCGCCGCCGACACCGAACAGGCCCTGGGGCGTCTGGAACGACTGCACGAAGCGCTCGGCACTTCGCCGAACGCATCCTTCGAGGACAACCTGCACGTCCTGCGTGCCCGCGGCTGGGTGGGGATCTGCGTGGCGCCACCGGTGGGCGAGGACGTCGACCAGTTGCGCATCGCCCACCACTTCGAGGAGATCGGCCGCCGCGCGCGCATGCCCATGGCCGTGTACGAGATCCCGCAGGTCACCGGCTGTCGTATCGCCGCCGAGACCTTCCGCGCGCTCGTCGGCGCGCACGAGGAGATCGTGCTGTTCAAGGACTCCAGCGGCGAGGACCGTCTGGCCGGCGAGACCTCGCCCCTGAATGCACCCGTCCTGGTGCGCGGCGCCGAGAGCGACTACGCCACCTCCTTGCGCGCCGGGGGTGGCCTCTACGACGGCCTGCTCCTGGGCAGCGCGAACAACTTCGGCCAGGAACTGGCCGCCATCGTCCGCGCGACGCTGTCGGGACACCTGGACGCGGCGAAGGCCCATTCCAGTGCGCTGCAGAAACGTGTGGCCGACCTCTTCGAGGCAGTGGCCCCGGTACCGGTGGGAAACGCCTTCGCCAACGCCAACCGCGCGGTCGACCACGTGCTCGCCCACGGCCACCGCGCGACCGACGTGGAGCCTCCCGCGTTGTTCGACGGCTCGGTCATGGCCCCCGAGGTGATCGCAGCCGTGGACGCGATCCTCGATCGGGACGGGGTGCGGCCGCTGACGGGGTACCTCGACCTGTGA